In Leptospira ryugenii, one genomic interval encodes:
- a CDS encoding UDP-glucose dehydrogenase family protein, with product MKICVVGTGYVGLVAGTCFAEYGNEVICIDKDEKKIKDLQNGVIPIYEPGLTELVKRNFQEGRLQFTTSLKEGVEKSEFVFIAVGTPTSDDGSADLRFVFGVAEEVGKAMNGYKIIVDKSTVPVGTADQVKAIVSKHTSHPFDVVSNPEFLKEGAAIEDFMRPERVVIGAETEKAAKKMSELYSPFVLNGNPILTMSIRSAELTKYACNAFLATKISFVNEIANLCDAVGANFEDVRKGMGTDSRIGRQFLYAGIGYGGSCFPKDVRALLRTAEQFNSKMSIIQSVEDVNEKQKTRLTDKILEYYKNEDLKGKTFGVWGLAFKPGTDDMREAPSIPVIYELHKRGAKVQAFDPAAMETSKYYFDGKVEYKKDPYSTLEGADALLLLTEWREFREPDFDRIKKLLKRPLVFDGRNQYKPNYMREIGFEYFSIGNR from the coding sequence ATGAAGATTTGTGTAGTCGGAACTGGTTATGTTGGTTTGGTTGCAGGGACTTGTTTTGCTGAGTATGGCAATGAAGTGATTTGTATAGATAAAGATGAGAAAAAAATCAAAGATTTGCAAAATGGCGTAATTCCCATCTATGAGCCAGGCCTTACCGAATTAGTAAAAAGAAATTTCCAAGAGGGACGATTACAGTTCACAACTTCCCTGAAAGAGGGAGTGGAAAAGTCAGAGTTCGTTTTCATAGCAGTCGGGACTCCTACATCCGATGATGGTTCTGCTGATTTGAGATTTGTGTTCGGTGTGGCAGAAGAAGTAGGAAAGGCTATGAATGGCTATAAAATCATAGTCGATAAATCCACAGTTCCTGTGGGTACTGCCGACCAAGTGAAAGCTATTGTTTCTAAACATACTAGCCACCCATTCGATGTGGTCTCCAACCCAGAATTCTTAAAAGAGGGAGCCGCTATTGAAGACTTTATGAGGCCAGAGAGGGTCGTCATAGGAGCAGAAACGGAAAAGGCTGCCAAAAAAATGAGTGAGTTGTACTCCCCATTTGTATTGAACGGCAATCCTATCCTAACAATGAGTATACGAAGTGCAGAGCTTACCAAATATGCATGTAATGCTTTCCTCGCAACAAAAATCTCTTTCGTAAACGAGATTGCAAATCTCTGTGATGCAGTTGGTGCAAATTTTGAAGATGTCAGGAAAGGAATGGGCACTGACTCGCGCATTGGAAGGCAATTTCTCTATGCCGGAATTGGTTACGGTGGTTCCTGTTTTCCAAAAGATGTTCGTGCTTTGTTGCGGACTGCGGAACAATTTAATTCCAAGATGAGCATCATTCAATCGGTAGAAGATGTGAATGAAAAACAAAAAACTCGGCTAACAGATAAAATACTAGAGTATTATAAGAACGAGGACCTGAAAGGCAAAACATTTGGTGTATGGGGTCTTGCCTTCAAACCGGGTACCGATGATATGCGTGAAGCTCCTAGCATTCCCGTGATTTATGAACTTCACAAACGCGGAGCAAAGGTCCAGGCTTTTGACCCTGCTGCTATGGAAACATCTAAATATTATTTTGATGGGAAAGTAGAGTACAAAAAAGACCCATACTCCACGTTGGAGGGAGCAGACGCCTTATTGTTGTTAACCGAATGGCGCGAGTTCCGTGAGCCTGATTTTGATCGGATCAAAAAACTTTTAAAACGACCTTTGGTGTTTGATGGTAGAAACCAATACAAACCAAATTATATGAGAGAGATTGGGTTCGAATATTTTTCCATAGGAAATCGTTGA
- a CDS encoding ABC transporter ATP-binding protein, whose protein sequence is MVLELNQVSKSYQGFSKAWHRLLTGLTFGYFGLDTKLYALRKISFSVQKGEALGIIGRNGAGKSTLLKLIAKVTRPDQGKVSVLGTVRALLELGLGFNAELSGEENVYYNGLVWGYSPQQIKDHIDEIFSFAELSEYRNVPVKNYSSGMAMRLAFSLATAIRPDILIVDEALAVGDASFQQKCLKRFRAFLQEGSIVLFVSHDLALVSTFCSRVLILEKGELVFDGAPKVGMDRYMQLVAGEIETLEEANFIRASEFIQELDFGFYRDNGLKSQLLYVGETVSLKIQFSALTKMQNVTVGFHIDDERGNRIYGTNTFLLQLEPIALDANDKAVVRFHFPIYFSEGKYSLGFAIHQGESHLEGSYLWREVACDFAVERINLPKSVGISYIPTKADAKIIR, encoded by the coding sequence ATGGTATTAGAGTTAAACCAAGTCAGTAAATCATACCAAGGCTTTTCCAAAGCTTGGCATCGATTGCTCACTGGCCTTACATTTGGTTATTTTGGACTTGATACAAAATTGTATGCACTGCGAAAGATTTCCTTTTCTGTCCAAAAAGGTGAAGCTCTTGGGATCATAGGTCGAAATGGTGCTGGTAAGTCCACATTACTCAAGTTAATTGCTAAAGTGACCCGACCAGACCAAGGCAAAGTTTCCGTACTTGGGACTGTGAGAGCTCTATTGGAATTAGGCCTTGGATTCAATGCAGAGCTTTCCGGTGAAGAAAATGTTTATTATAATGGTTTAGTTTGGGGATATAGCCCCCAGCAGATCAAAGATCATATCGATGAGATCTTTTCATTTGCTGAACTTAGCGAGTATCGCAATGTCCCCGTCAAAAACTACAGCTCGGGAATGGCAATGCGCTTGGCCTTTAGTTTAGCAACAGCGATAAGGCCAGATATTTTAATTGTAGATGAGGCATTGGCAGTGGGAGATGCGAGCTTCCAACAAAAATGTCTTAAACGCTTTCGTGCTTTTTTACAAGAAGGATCAATCGTATTGTTTGTTAGTCATGACCTAGCATTGGTTAGTACATTTTGTTCTCGTGTATTGATTTTAGAAAAAGGAGAACTTGTCTTTGATGGCGCACCCAAAGTCGGAATGGATCGCTACATGCAATTAGTAGCCGGTGAGATTGAAACCTTAGAAGAAGCAAATTTTATCCGAGCATCAGAATTCATTCAGGAACTAGATTTTGGATTTTATAGAGATAACGGTCTTAAAAGCCAATTGCTCTACGTCGGGGAGACAGTTAGCCTAAAGATTCAGTTTTCAGCTCTGACAAAGATGCAAAATGTTACAGTTGGATTTCATATCGATGATGAAAGAGGAAATCGTATCTACGGTACCAATACCTTCCTTTTACAACTGGAACCAATTGCCTTGGATGCAAATGACAAGGCAGTCGTAAGGTTTCATTTCCCTATTTATTTCTCAGAAGGGAAGTATAGCCTAGGGTTTGCTATCCACCAAGGGGAAAGCCATCTGGAAGGGAGTTATCTATGGCGTGAGGTTGCTTGTGACTTTGCAGTGGAGCGGATCAATCTTCCCAAATCGGTAGGGATTTCCTATATTCCCACCAAAGCAGATGCAAAAATAATTCGTTAG
- a CDS encoding ABC transporter permease: MTTFGIIWALVRRDYALQYAGSFLGISWMLLQNLLLISIYATVFLVLGIRHPNQTWDQSSYLLTGLVFWIPLQELLVRGTSILTDNRSLLKRSTLGLDLFLSIPLFQYLIHATITLVPVYALLYVSGQLNPFGAFLGYLCILLTGFYLHLLLHYLSRLNILLKDISPLVRLISQIMFWGLPILYFPQGFLKEVNQMNPLNVPLDMFRACVIPNYVSQFHWISFLPFLLTFILIYLLSKRKFQAVVLDHL, from the coding sequence ATGACAACGTTTGGGATCATTTGGGCTCTCGTTCGCAGGGACTACGCTTTGCAGTACGCAGGCTCGTTTCTTGGTATATCTTGGATGCTATTGCAAAATCTGCTTCTGATTAGCATCTATGCAACGGTTTTCTTGGTCCTAGGCATCCGCCACCCAAACCAGACTTGGGACCAGAGTTCCTACCTCCTGACAGGCCTCGTGTTTTGGATCCCTTTGCAGGAGCTCCTCGTGCGAGGAACAAGCATCTTAACGGACAACAGATCCTTATTGAAGCGTTCTACTTTGGGTCTGGACCTTTTTCTCTCCATACCTCTCTTCCAATACCTCATCCATGCGACGATTACCTTGGTGCCAGTGTATGCTCTTTTGTATGTTTCTGGTCAATTAAACCCCTTTGGCGCTTTTCTCGGTTACCTTTGTATTTTACTAACTGGCTTTTATTTGCACTTGCTTTTGCATTACCTCTCTCGTTTGAATATACTCTTGAAAGATATTTCCCCTCTCGTTCGATTGATAAGCCAAATCATGTTTTGGGGCTTGCCCATACTTTACTTTCCGCAGGGCTTTCTAAAAGAAGTAAACCAAATGAATCCTTTGAACGTGCCTCTCGATATGTTTCGGGCCTGTGTGATTCCCAACTATGTTTCACAATTCCACTGGATTTCTTTTCTTCCCTTTTTGCTTACGTTTATCCTGATCTATCTATTATCAAAACGTAAATTCCAAGCTGTTGTTTTAGATCACCTCTGA
- a CDS encoding LIC12298 family protein: MIVRSIHQPAYNRHKESGLSGQGPKRGFASSQEGKTFEEYLMEAFQGEVVQKGDWVSPKLSDLGQRNLKRM; this comes from the coding sequence ATGATCGTTAGATCCATCCATCAACCCGCTTACAACCGCCACAAAGAGAGTGGATTGTCAGGGCAAGGTCCCAAAAGAGGTTTTGCTTCCTCACAGGAAGGCAAAACGTTTGAAGAGTATCTCATGGAGGCTTTCCAAGGTGAAGTGGTCCAAAAGGGAGACTGGGTTTCCCCCAAACTCTCAGATCTTGGCCAGAGAAACTTAAAGAGGATGTAA
- a CDS encoding LIC_11959 family protein yields MLQNERLKLKFWILCFIFTLSTSAEENTKERYLSPIPLSEKRIIEGKQEFKTAGKFPEEWKLFFKAKEGDFVVFYDWNGQEIHFRYRRNKFDEEGEEFVRSLFPGNPYLIKGQWIGYYFFEKDAKGRLLLNPIRRKLPANADEFTDKNSIPIFLLKKYSEIQSDELLY; encoded by the coding sequence ATGTTACAGAATGAACGATTGAAACTTAAATTTTGGATTTTGTGTTTCATCTTTACTCTTAGTACATCTGCAGAAGAAAACACAAAAGAACGTTATCTAAGTCCAATTCCGCTCTCAGAAAAAAGAATCATCGAAGGAAAACAAGAGTTCAAAACTGCCGGTAAATTTCCTGAAGAATGGAAATTATTTTTTAAAGCCAAAGAAGGTGATTTTGTTGTTTTTTACGATTGGAATGGACAAGAAATTCACTTTCGCTACCGAAGAAATAAATTTGATGAAGAGGGGGAGGAGTTTGTTCGCTCATTGTTCCCAGGGAATCCATATCTCATCAAAGGGCAATGGATAGGATATTATTTCTTTGAAAAGGACGCAAAAGGCAGATTATTGCTCAATCCCATCCGTAGGAAGTTGCCAGCCAATGCCGATGAATTTACGGATAAGAATAGCATTCCCATTTTTTTATTGAAAAAATATTCTGAAATCCAAAGTGATGAACTTTTATATTAG
- a CDS encoding HEAT repeat domain-containing protein → MTEEQILKKKEVLSKVLRYGTSQERKQALFELLSFPKEQANELYLYLGELLESEKDIGVKIVVLRTVGELNLHQFGDLVIRLFEDPNEDVTKQAISTAKKLKLTTAVGPLIEKVRKEDFTKSSNQLTLMINTLAELPNGIEASPFFQIKFKEKFNNSDTRAQIALYFGSVKDSSAESMLSDLAFDDAAPTTLRCYSINALGKIKANNAKSKLLELLDSLKKTAGKLDGKKAQSLKIYTIGALVLLGDKDVIQELNEFARDDDAMVRLRVIEHMGNLKDPSALDLLEYKRDRDPSPKVQKAAKRAIDQIKGVEVSSPEEESEKAENVTE, encoded by the coding sequence TTGACCGAGGAACAAATCCTCAAAAAGAAAGAAGTCCTTTCTAAAGTATTACGTTATGGAACCTCTCAGGAAAGAAAACAGGCTCTGTTTGAGTTGTTGTCTTTCCCTAAAGAACAAGCCAATGAATTGTACCTGTATTTAGGAGAATTGTTAGAATCCGAAAAAGACATCGGAGTAAAAATTGTCGTATTACGAACCGTAGGTGAACTAAATTTACATCAATTTGGTGACCTTGTGATTCGTCTTTTTGAAGATCCAAATGAAGATGTCACGAAACAGGCTATCTCTACAGCCAAAAAGTTAAAACTGACTACCGCAGTGGGCCCTCTGATTGAGAAAGTAAGAAAAGAAGATTTCACTAAAAGCTCAAATCAGTTGACTTTAATGATTAATACACTCGCTGAATTACCCAATGGCATCGAAGCTTCCCCGTTTTTCCAAATAAAATTCAAAGAAAAGTTTAACAATAGCGATACAAGAGCACAGATTGCCTTATATTTTGGCTCAGTTAAAGACTCTTCCGCGGAGTCTATGTTATCTGACTTAGCTTTTGACGATGCTGCCCCGACAACTTTAAGATGTTATTCCATCAATGCATTAGGGAAAATAAAAGCTAACAATGCAAAATCTAAATTACTCGAATTATTGGATTCTTTAAAAAAGACTGCTGGCAAATTAGATGGCAAAAAAGCTCAATCTCTCAAAATTTATACCATCGGTGCGCTCGTACTTTTAGGTGATAAAGATGTCATCCAGGAGTTGAATGAATTCGCAAGAGACGATGATGCTATGGTCCGCCTGCGTGTGATAGAGCACATGGGAAATTTAAAAGATCCCTCTGCGCTTGACCTCTTGGAATATAAAAGAGATCGTGATCCAAGTCCCAAAGTGCAAAAAGCAGCCAAAAGAGCAATCGACCAAATCAAAGGGGTAGAAGTATCAAGCCCTGAGGAAGAAAGTGAAAAGGCAGAAAATGTTACAGAATGA
- a CDS encoding response regulator, giving the protein MSKGYIICVDDEVSVLETLAEQLMARFGDSHSIETATSAEEALSLIDEIQSGNDIVELIVSDQVMPGMKGDKFLEQVHRKLPDAIKILLTGQAGLDSAIYAVNHGGLSRYVEKPWNIEELSRDIGDLLEKFRQNLENQHLIQALNRRIEELESRS; this is encoded by the coding sequence ATGAGTAAAGGTTATATCATTTGTGTCGATGATGAAGTATCGGTGCTGGAAACACTGGCTGAGCAGCTCATGGCTCGCTTTGGGGATTCTCATTCGATTGAAACGGCGACAAGCGCTGAAGAGGCTCTTTCCCTCATCGATGAAATCCAATCTGGCAACGATATTGTAGAATTGATTGTTTCCGATCAGGTAATGCCTGGAATGAAAGGGGACAAATTCCTCGAACAGGTGCATAGAAAGCTTCCTGATGCGATCAAAATTCTACTGACGGGGCAGGCAGGCTTGGATTCGGCCATCTATGCCGTCAATCATGGAGGATTGAGTCGTTATGTGGAAAAACCCTGGAACATCGAAGAGCTCTCCCGAGACATTGGTGACCTCCTGGAAAAATTCCGTCAAAACTTGGAAAACCAACACCTCATCCAGGCTCTCAACCGTAGAATCGAGGAATTGGAAAGCCGCTCTTAA
- a CDS encoding glycogen/starch/alpha-glucan phosphorylase, producing MIQENSRLLGLLSEEQKADLISLEKQFAHHLEYTIGKNKYTVKNEDIYKALGHTVRDFLIDRLNLTDERYRKTNPKKVYYFSLEFLMGKTLSNALINLGLYDIVSEMIKGFGLELAEVLEFEMDAGLGNGGLGRLAACFLDSMATLNVPGFGYGIRYDYGIFNQIIANGQQVEMPDHWDADGVPYEVIRADITYSIGFYGYTETKISGRGRTEHDWIPAETVLAAAHDCPIPGFNTSTVNYLRLWTAKSSEEFNLDYFNHGDYMRAVQDKSISENISKVLYPNDTTEQGKELRLKQQYFMVAASLQDILLRHKQAEGTYKNLAEKVAIQLNDTHPSIGIAELMRVLVDQENWSWEDAWDLTTKIFAYTNHTVLPEALETWKVSLFERLLPRHLEIIYEINFRFLEWAKAKNVLSPDEISEVSVIQEGAEKRIRMANLAVIGSHQVNGVAALHSELITTTIFKSFYKLFPEKFNNKTNGITPRRWLIQSNPSLSYLIQKKLGPKFATNLSELKNLEAFVKDKEFKADWIKVKKTNKDRLAKLIKSETGISIDPNSLIDTQIKRFHEYKRQLLNVLRVIAVYRRIKENPNITVTPRTVIFGGKAAPGYYMAKLIIKLINNVAQVVNHDPDVADRLKLVFLPNYRVSLAESIIPGSNLSEQISTAGTEASGTSNMKFMLNGALTVGTLDGANVEMLEEVGEENIYIFGLKTPEVFALKEKGYRPQDYLEANSELKRVLLMIRENFFSPSEHGIFNPIYDSLVYQDSYLLLADFAAYDSIQDRIASDFLNEDSWTEKSILNVARVGKFSSDRTIREYAEQIWKVPLLEAPSPKTKYGFPLVQS from the coding sequence ATGATCCAAGAAAACTCTCGTTTACTCGGCCTCCTTTCGGAAGAACAAAAAGCTGATCTTATTTCTTTAGAAAAGCAGTTCGCTCATCACCTAGAATACACGATCGGCAAAAATAAATACACAGTAAAAAACGAGGATATCTACAAAGCCCTAGGCCATACCGTGAGAGATTTTTTAATCGATCGTCTAAACCTAACAGATGAAAGATACCGCAAAACAAATCCCAAAAAGGTCTATTATTTTTCCCTAGAATTCTTAATGGGAAAAACTCTTTCCAATGCATTGATCAACCTTGGCTTGTACGACATTGTCAGTGAGATGATCAAAGGATTCGGACTTGAATTGGCAGAAGTCTTAGAATTTGAAATGGATGCTGGTTTAGGGAATGGAGGTCTGGGTCGACTAGCTGCTTGTTTTTTGGATTCTATGGCAACCTTAAATGTACCCGGATTTGGCTATGGCATACGATATGATTATGGGATTTTTAACCAAATCATTGCAAATGGGCAACAGGTCGAGATGCCCGACCATTGGGATGCGGACGGAGTTCCTTATGAAGTGATCCGTGCAGACATTACATATTCGATTGGATTTTATGGTTATACTGAAACTAAAATCTCAGGCAGAGGACGTACTGAACACGATTGGATCCCAGCGGAGACGGTGCTCGCAGCGGCACATGACTGTCCCATCCCTGGCTTCAATACAAGCACTGTTAATTATTTACGGCTATGGACAGCAAAATCATCGGAAGAGTTTAATTTGGATTACTTCAACCACGGGGATTATATGCGGGCAGTCCAAGATAAGTCTATCTCTGAAAACATATCCAAAGTACTCTACCCCAATGATACCACCGAACAAGGAAAAGAACTCAGACTCAAACAACAGTACTTTATGGTCGCGGCCTCTCTCCAAGATATTTTGCTGAGACACAAACAAGCTGAGGGCACCTACAAAAATCTCGCAGAAAAAGTTGCCATCCAATTAAACGATACACATCCAAGCATAGGCATTGCAGAGCTCATGCGCGTTTTGGTAGACCAAGAAAACTGGTCTTGGGAAGACGCTTGGGATTTGACTACAAAGATATTTGCTTATACAAACCATACAGTTTTGCCTGAGGCTTTAGAGACATGGAAGGTGAGTTTATTCGAAAGGTTACTTCCTCGTCATTTAGAAATCATCTATGAGATCAACTTTAGATTTTTGGAATGGGCGAAGGCAAAGAATGTACTTTCACCTGATGAAATCAGTGAAGTCAGTGTAATCCAAGAAGGTGCAGAAAAAAGAATTCGCATGGCAAATCTTGCCGTTATAGGCTCACACCAGGTAAATGGTGTGGCGGCTCTCCATTCTGAATTAATCACCACTACAATCTTCAAATCTTTTTATAAACTCTTCCCAGAAAAGTTTAATAACAAAACCAATGGTATAACTCCTCGGAGATGGCTCATTCAGTCTAACCCTAGTTTGTCTTACCTAATCCAAAAAAAATTAGGGCCAAAGTTTGCGACAAACTTAAGTGAGTTAAAAAATTTAGAAGCATTTGTCAAAGACAAAGAATTCAAAGCTGATTGGATCAAAGTAAAGAAGACAAATAAAGATCGATTAGCAAAGTTGATTAAGAGTGAAACGGGAATCAGCATAGATCCAAATTCTCTGATTGATACACAAATCAAACGGTTTCATGAATACAAAAGACAATTGTTAAATGTTCTGCGAGTGATCGCAGTTTATCGAAGGATCAAAGAAAATCCAAACATAACTGTAACGCCGAGAACAGTCATATTTGGAGGCAAAGCTGCACCGGGATATTATATGGCAAAATTGATCATCAAATTGATCAACAATGTGGCACAAGTGGTGAACCATGACCCAGATGTCGCCGATCGATTGAAATTGGTCTTTTTGCCAAATTACCGAGTGTCTTTGGCTGAGAGTATCATTCCTGGAAGTAATCTTTCAGAGCAAATCTCAACTGCAGGAACAGAAGCCTCTGGTACGAGCAATATGAAATTCATGTTAAACGGTGCGCTGACAGTGGGAACCTTGGATGGTGCAAATGTTGAGATGTTAGAAGAAGTAGGAGAAGAGAATATTTATATTTTTGGCCTAAAAACTCCTGAAGTATTTGCTCTGAAAGAGAAGGGCTACCGACCTCAGGATTATTTAGAGGCAAATAGTGAGTTGAAACGGGTGCTTTTGATGATCCGAGAAAATTTCTTCTCACCTTCAGAGCATGGCATTTTTAACCCCATTTACGATAGTCTCGTCTACCAAGATAGTTATTTACTTCTTGCAGATTTTGCCGCTTACGATAGCATACAAGACCGAATTGCGAGTGATTTTTTAAACGAAGACTCCTGGACAGAAAAATCTATCCTAAACGTTGCACGGGTGGGGAAATTTTCCTCCGACAGGACCATTCGCGAGTATGCGGAACAAATTTGGAAGGTTCCTCTCTTAGAGGCTCCTTCCCCAAAGACAAAGTATGGTTTCCCTTTGGTTCAGTCGTAA
- a CDS encoding DUF192 domain-containing protein: protein MLTKSIIVVISLFLSLNCQATESYPIETEFVFGSIADKAIKLEIANNPSTRALGLMNRKELGQDQGMLFVFPKKEYLSFWMKNTLLPLSLGYFDANLSLLETHDMKPNQTEELYNSLQPAKYALEVNLGWFEKNKIPIGATLILERKVSARD, encoded by the coding sequence ATGCTCACAAAATCAATAATCGTAGTCATTTCACTCTTTCTCTCTCTGAATTGCCAAGCCACAGAATCTTATCCTATTGAGACGGAATTTGTATTCGGCTCGATTGCCGACAAAGCCATCAAATTGGAGATCGCAAATAATCCAAGTACGAGGGCCTTGGGCCTTATGAACCGAAAGGAATTAGGCCAAGACCAAGGCATGTTATTCGTGTTTCCCAAAAAAGAATACCTATCCTTTTGGATGAAAAACACTTTGCTACCGCTTTCTCTTGGTTATTTTGATGCAAACCTAAGTTTATTGGAAACTCACGATATGAAACCCAACCAGACGGAAGAGTTGTACAATTCACTACAACCAGCGAAGTATGCTCTTGAGGTGAATTTAGGCTGGTTCGAAAAAAACAAAATTCCAATCGGTGCCACACTCATCTTGGAAAGAAAAGTTTCTGCAAGGGATTAA
- a CDS encoding enoyl-CoA hydratase/isomerase family protein, translated as MGFIDIQKKNSYALVTIKRPEALNALNDQVISDISIAIDEMERDKHLRAFILTGEGKAFVAGADIAKMQTFSEPQGRDFSELGQKVFRKLELSPLVSIAALNGFALGGGLELALSCDIRYASSSAKLGLPEVSLGLLPGFGGSQRLPRLIGVGRASELIFTGDMISAEEAYRLGIVNKITSAEDLLQESEKLIQTILTRGPNAIRAAKMAIRQGLEGNLERGIEWERQLFGGRFSDPETKEGLGAFLEKRKPNFGG; from the coding sequence TTGGGTTTCATAGATATTCAGAAAAAAAATAGTTACGCTTTGGTGACAATCAAAAGGCCAGAGGCCCTAAACGCACTGAATGATCAGGTCATTTCAGATATATCCATTGCAATTGATGAGATGGAGCGAGATAAACACCTTCGAGCCTTTATTCTAACAGGTGAGGGAAAGGCTTTTGTAGCAGGTGCCGATATAGCAAAAATGCAAACGTTTTCGGAACCACAAGGAAGGGACTTTTCTGAGCTTGGCCAAAAAGTCTTCCGTAAACTCGAACTTTCTCCTTTAGTCTCCATTGCGGCTTTGAATGGGTTTGCACTAGGAGGTGGTCTAGAGCTTGCTTTATCATGTGATATTCGTTATGCGTCTTCTTCTGCGAAGCTCGGATTGCCTGAGGTTTCTTTGGGTCTTCTTCCAGGATTTGGTGGTAGCCAGCGTCTGCCTCGCTTGATAGGGGTTGGCCGAGCGAGTGAATTGATTTTTACAGGAGATATGATCTCTGCAGAAGAGGCCTACCGACTTGGCATAGTGAACAAAATTACATCTGCCGAAGACTTGTTACAGGAATCTGAAAAATTGATCCAGACCATTTTGACAAGAGGACCCAATGCCATTCGTGCTGCCAAGATGGCAATCCGCCAAGGTCTGGAAGGCAATTTAGAAAGAGGAATCGAATGGGAAAGACAGTTGTTTGGTGGTCGTTTTTCTGACCCTGAAACCAAAGAAGGGCTTGGCGCTTTTTTAGAAAAAAGAAAACCTAATTTTGGAGGTTAG
- a CDS encoding PP2C family protein-serine/threonine phosphatase, with protein MFFFLTNLNWKQYAWEDSPRNKEILSVMEKKYERDFLYYAFFIHFFFYFLLLIPPFFRIVPSVLPFLFLITLIRVLMFGIINTKREILSLAIHLGGFVTDGVFYYVVSHSLSFFPSLENFYLFNAYLMVSSIIILVYSLRLKRWACILPGIYFSMFHIVFNFFLPESLLNSTSLFARLFPLLTYAGASAIGTFFIINKRKNILELYKYAEEKRVIQQDLELAKKVQDTLFPADEQIQGLKFKFYRQNPNTIGGDFFDFVQLREGNVGVFLTDVAGHGISSAMVASIMKVLVSTIPYRFKLSPVKLLEYLDIRLTKDLNRYHASAVYLFFDFLDKKVTIGNAGHPYLLFCPKNGNYEEIETDGSILGFNIRSPIVQEKVVPFQSGDRFVIYTDGLIECVTSSGKELGTEGLLHILNRNKTVGSLEELQDVIIKDLKSEYGIVSFLDDTMFLILELD; from the coding sequence ATGTTTTTCTTTCTTACAAATTTGAACTGGAAACAGTATGCTTGGGAGGACAGCCCAAGAAACAAGGAAATTCTCTCCGTCATGGAGAAAAAATATGAACGCGATTTCCTGTATTATGCCTTCTTCATTCATTTCTTTTTTTATTTCCTTTTGTTGATCCCACCATTTTTTAGGATCGTTCCCTCGGTCTTGCCATTCTTGTTTTTGATCACTTTGATTCGAGTTTTGATGTTTGGCATCATCAATACCAAACGGGAGATACTGAGTCTTGCGATTCATTTGGGTGGTTTTGTAACCGATGGTGTTTTTTATTACGTAGTATCCCACTCCTTGAGTTTCTTTCCAAGTCTAGAGAACTTTTATTTGTTCAATGCTTACTTAATGGTCAGTAGCATTATCATCCTCGTATACAGTCTTAGGCTAAAGCGCTGGGCTTGCATCCTCCCTGGGATTTACTTTTCTATGTTTCATATTGTGTTTAATTTTTTTCTTCCGGAAAGTCTTTTAAATTCTACTTCACTCTTTGCCAGATTATTTCCGCTACTAACCTATGCTGGCGCTTCTGCGATCGGCACGTTCTTTATCATCAACAAACGTAAGAATATATTAGAACTTTATAAATATGCAGAAGAGAAACGTGTCATCCAACAAGATCTTGAACTTGCCAAGAAGGTTCAGGATACACTATTCCCTGCTGATGAGCAAATCCAAGGTCTCAAATTTAAATTCTATCGTCAAAATCCAAATACAATCGGTGGGGATTTCTTCGACTTTGTTCAATTGCGGGAAGGAAACGTAGGAGTGTTTTTGACCGACGTGGCAGGTCATGGGATTTCATCCGCTATGGTTGCCTCCATCATGAAAGTCTTGGTGTCGACAATTCCCTACCGATTCAAACTTTCTCCAGTAAAACTTCTTGAGTATTTGGATATTCGTCTAACAAAAGATCTCAATCGATACCATGCTTCTGCAGTTTACTTATTCTTTGATTTTTTGGACAAAAAAGTAACCATTGGAAATGCAGGTCATCCATATCTTCTCTTTTGTCCGAAAAACGGAAATTATGAAGAGATAGAAACAGATGGATCTATTCTAGGATTTAATATTCGTTCGCCGATCGTTCAGGAAAAGGTTGTTCCATTTCAATCTGGCGATCGATTTGTCATTTATACAGACGGACTTATTGAATGTGTGACTTCATCAGGCAAAGAGTTGGGAACAGAAGGATTATTGCATATTTTAAATCGCAATAAAACTGTGGGTTCCTTAGAAGAATTGCAGGATGTCATTATCAAAGATTTGAAATCAGAATACGGAATCGTCTCATTTTTGGATGACACAATGTTCTTAATACTAGAATTAGATTAA